In Zonotrichia albicollis isolate bZonAlb1 chromosome 26, bZonAlb1.hap1, whole genome shotgun sequence, a genomic segment contains:
- the LOC141731943 gene encoding low affinity immunoglobulin gamma Fc region receptor III-like isoform X7: MAGDTGMAGMLALLLWAQTLGFAGAQTTQLLVDPPWRPAKLWDQVTLTCQGSGTAGATTWYQDGQHWWQEGPANFTVTASGIYRCDRPGIGLSLPMRVLNARLVLQVPAWELLEGDTMTMRCRCWQDMSVTEVRFYHEDKEVGRSLTGTKLSLSPLQLNHSGRYRCGGQVDSKVAPWMLSAPVTVTVHVPVDIATITPRVLELTPRDTETQRNTVAAGVSGAILFLLLLVGIIVAWYQWHRLDARKHQERAPPDPMALPVEDPQATYMELQRQPWEPSDIYDNLHQKL, encoded by the exons ATGGCTGGagacaccgggatggccgggatgttggcactgctcctgtggg cccagaccctcggcTTTGCTG gtgcccagaccacccagctcctggtggatcCTCCCTGGAGGCCGGCAAAGCTGTGGGAccaggtgacactgacctgccagggctcggggaccgccggtgccaccacctggtaccAGGATGGGCAGCATTGGTGGCAGGAGGGACCTGCCAACTTCACTGTCACCGCGAGTGGCATCTACAGGTGTGACAGACCTGGCATCGGGCTCAGCCTCCCCATGAGAGTCTTAAATG CTCgcttggtgctgcaggtgccagcgtGGGAGCTGCTAGAGGGGGACACGATGACCATGCGCTGCCGGTGCTGGCAGGACATGTCGGTCACTGAGGTGCGATTCTACCATGAGGACAAGGAGGTAGGGAGGTCCCTCACTGGGACCAAGCTGTCCCTGTCgcctctgcagctgaaccacagtGGCCGCTACCGCTGTGGGGGCCAGGTGGACTCCAAGGTGGCACCGTGGATGCTCTCAGCaccggtgacagtgacagtgcatg TGCCCGTGGACATTGCCACCATCACACCCCGTGTCCTGGAGCTGACACCGCgagacacagagacacagaggaACACAG tggctgcaggggtCAGTGGGGCCATTTTGTTCCTCCTCCTGCTTGTGGGTATCATTGTGGCCTGGTACCAGTGGCACCGCCTGG atgCCAGGAAGCACCAGGAAAG GGCCCCCCCAGACCCCATGGCACTCCCAGTGGAGGATCCTCAGGCGACGTACATGGAGCTGCAAAGGCAGCCATGGGAACCCAGCGACATCTATGACAATCTACACCAAAAGCTGTGA
- the LOC141731943 gene encoding low affinity immunoglobulin gamma Fc region receptor II-like isoform X9: protein MAGDTGMAGMLALLLWAQTLGFAGAQTTQLLVDPPWRPAKLWDQVTLTCQGSGTAGATTWYQDGQHWWQEGPANFTVTASGIYRCDRPGIGLSLPMRVLNARLVLQVPAWELLEGDTMTMRCRCWQDMSVTELNHSGRYRCGGQVDSKVAPWMLSAPVTVTVHVPVDIATITPRVLELTPRDTETQRNTVAAGVSGAILFLLLLVGIIVAWYQWHRLDARKHQERAPPDPMALPVEDPQATYMELQRQPWEPSDIYDNLHQKL, encoded by the exons ATGGCTGGagacaccgggatggccgggatgttggcactgctcctgtggg cccagaccctcggcTTTGCTG gtgcccagaccacccagctcctggtggatcCTCCCTGGAGGCCGGCAAAGCTGTGGGAccaggtgacactgacctgccagggctcggggaccgccggtgccaccacctggtaccAGGATGGGCAGCATTGGTGGCAGGAGGGACCTGCCAACTTCACTGTCACCGCGAGTGGCATCTACAGGTGTGACAGACCTGGCATCGGGCTCAGCCTCCCCATGAGAGTCTTAAATG CTCgcttggtgctgcaggtgccagcgtGGGAGCTGCTAGAGGGGGACACGATGACCATGCGCTGCCGGTGCTGGCAGGACATGTCGGTCACTGAG ctgaaccacagtGGCCGCTACCGCTGTGGGGGCCAGGTGGACTCCAAGGTGGCACCGTGGATGCTCTCAGCaccggtgacagtgacagtgcatg TGCCCGTGGACATTGCCACCATCACACCCCGTGTCCTGGAGCTGACACCGCgagacacagagacacagaggaACACAG tggctgcaggggtCAGTGGGGCCATTTTGTTCCTCCTCCTGCTTGTGGGTATCATTGTGGCCTGGTACCAGTGGCACCGCCTGG atgCCAGGAAGCACCAGGAAAG GGCCCCCCCAGACCCCATGGCACTCCCAGTGGAGGATCCTCAGGCGACGTACATGGAGCTGCAAAGGCAGCCATGGGAACCCAGCGACATCTATGACAATCTACACCAAAAGCTGTGA
- the LOC141731943 gene encoding low affinity immunoglobulin gamma Fc region receptor II-like isoform X10, which translates to MAGDTGMAGMLALLLWAQTLGFAGAQTTQLLVDPPWRPAKLWDQVTLTCQGSGTAGATTWYQDGQHWWQEGPANFTVTASGIYRCDRPGIGLSLPMRVLNARLVLQVPAWELLEGDTMTMRCRCWQDMSVTEVRFYHEDKEVGRSLTGTKLSLSPLQLNHSGRYRCGGQVDSKVAPWMLSAPVTVTVHVAAGVSGAILFLLLLVGIIVAWYQWHRLDARKHQERAPPDPMALPVEDPQATYMELQRQPWEPSDIYDNLHQKL; encoded by the exons ATGGCTGGagacaccgggatggccgggatgttggcactgctcctgtggg cccagaccctcggcTTTGCTG gtgcccagaccacccagctcctggtggatcCTCCCTGGAGGCCGGCAAAGCTGTGGGAccaggtgacactgacctgccagggctcggggaccgccggtgccaccacctggtaccAGGATGGGCAGCATTGGTGGCAGGAGGGACCTGCCAACTTCACTGTCACCGCGAGTGGCATCTACAGGTGTGACAGACCTGGCATCGGGCTCAGCCTCCCCATGAGAGTCTTAAATG CTCgcttggtgctgcaggtgccagcgtGGGAGCTGCTAGAGGGGGACACGATGACCATGCGCTGCCGGTGCTGGCAGGACATGTCGGTCACTGAGGTGCGATTCTACCATGAGGACAAGGAGGTAGGGAGGTCCCTCACTGGGACCAAGCTGTCCCTGTCgcctctgcagctgaaccacagtGGCCGCTACCGCTGTGGGGGCCAGGTGGACTCCAAGGTGGCACCGTGGATGCTCTCAGCaccggtgacagtgacagtgcatg tggctgcaggggtCAGTGGGGCCATTTTGTTCCTCCTCCTGCTTGTGGGTATCATTGTGGCCTGGTACCAGTGGCACCGCCTGG atgCCAGGAAGCACCAGGAAAG GGCCCCCCCAGACCCCATGGCACTCCCAGTGGAGGATCCTCAGGCGACGTACATGGAGCTGCAAAGGCAGCCATGGGAACCCAGCGACATCTATGACAATCTACACCAAAAGCTGTGA
- the LOC141731943 gene encoding Fc receptor-like A isoform X5 gives MGSIGGRRDLPTSLSPRVASTARLVLQVPAWELLEGDTMTMRCRCWQDMSVTEVRFYHEDKEVGRSLTGTKLSLSPLQLNHSGRYRCGGQVDSKVAPWMLSAPVTVTVHELFLVPVLEGPSEPTEGSPLTLSCLSTPSPLWPRAPLLHVFYQDRQVVGSPQGSLQLLVPAVGVSHSGNCSCQVCSEGGGSAEKQHLAPCHCTHARGHCHHHTPCPGADTARHRDTEEHSGCRGQWGHFVPPPACGYHCGLVPVAPPGCQEAPGKVSAASSPKTPFTQTPSTSHPLPHTPLFPQGPPRPHGTPSGGSSGDVHGAAKAAMGTQRHL, from the exons ATGGGCAGCATTGGTGGCAGGAGGGACCTGCCAACTTCACTGTCACCGCGAGTGGCATCTACAG CTCgcttggtgctgcaggtgccagcgtGGGAGCTGCTAGAGGGGGACACGATGACCATGCGCTGCCGGTGCTGGCAGGACATGTCGGTCACTGAGGTGCGATTCTACCATGAGGACAAGGAGGTAGGGAGGTCCCTCACTGGGACCAAGCTGTCCCTGTCgcctctgcagctgaaccacagtGGCCGCTACCGCTGTGGGGGCCAGGTGGACTCCAAGGTGGCACCGTGGATGCTCTCAGCaccggtgacagtgacagtgcatg agctcttcttGGTGCCAGTGCTGGAGGGTCCCTCTGAGCCCACCGAGGGGTcccccctgactctcagctgcctcagcacccccagccccctgtggccccgagcccccctcctgcacgtgttctaccaggacaggcaggtggtggggagtccacaggggtccctgcagctgctggtgcccgccgtgggggtctcccactcgGGGAATTGCAGCTGCCAGGTGTGCTCTGAGGGGGGGGGCtctgcagaaaagcagcatCTGGCTCCGTGTCATTGTACACA TGCCCGTGGACATTGCCACCATCACACCCCGTGTCCTGGAGCTGACACCGCgagacacagagacacagaggaACACAG tggctgcaggggtCAGTGGGGCCATTTTGTTCCTCCTCCTGCTTGTGGGTATCATTGTGGCCTGGTACCAGTGGCACCGCCTGG atgCCAGGAAGCACCAGGAAAGGTGAGTGCAGCCTCCAGCCCGAAGACACCTTTTACCCaaacccccagcacctcccatcccctTCCACACACCCCCTTATTCCCACAGGGCCCCCCCAGACCCCATGGCACTCCCAGTGGAGGATCCTCAGGCGACGTACATGGAGCTGCAAAGGCAGCCATGGGAACCCAGCGACATCTATGA
- the LOC141731943 gene encoding Fc receptor-like A isoform X6, translated as MVPAWELLEGDTMTMRCRCWQDMSVTEVRFYHEDKEVGRSLTGTKLSLSPLQLNHSGRYRCGGQVDSKVAPWMLSAPVTVTVHELFLVPVLEGPSEPTEGSPLTLSCLSTPSPLWPRAPLLHVFYQDRQVVGSPQGSLQLLVPAVGVSHSGNCSCQVCSEGGGSAEKQHLAPCHCTHARGHCHHHTPCPGADTARHRDTEEHSGCRGQWGHFVPPPACGYHCGLVPVAPPGCQEAPGKVSAASSPKTPFTQTPSTSHPLPHTPLFPQGPPRPHGTPSGGSSGDVHGAAKAAMGTQRHL; from the exons ATG gtgccagcgtGGGAGCTGCTAGAGGGGGACACGATGACCATGCGCTGCCGGTGCTGGCAGGACATGTCGGTCACTGAGGTGCGATTCTACCATGAGGACAAGGAGGTAGGGAGGTCCCTCACTGGGACCAAGCTGTCCCTGTCgcctctgcagctgaaccacagtGGCCGCTACCGCTGTGGGGGCCAGGTGGACTCCAAGGTGGCACCGTGGATGCTCTCAGCaccggtgacagtgacagtgcatg agctcttcttGGTGCCAGTGCTGGAGGGTCCCTCTGAGCCCACCGAGGGGTcccccctgactctcagctgcctcagcacccccagccccctgtggccccgagcccccctcctgcacgtgttctaccaggacaggcaggtggtggggagtccacaggggtccctgcagctgctggtgcccgccgtgggggtctcccactcgGGGAATTGCAGCTGCCAGGTGTGCTCTGAGGGGGGGGGCtctgcagaaaagcagcatCTGGCTCCGTGTCATTGTACACA TGCCCGTGGACATTGCCACCATCACACCCCGTGTCCTGGAGCTGACACCGCgagacacagagacacagaggaACACAG tggctgcaggggtCAGTGGGGCCATTTTGTTCCTCCTCCTGCTTGTGGGTATCATTGTGGCCTGGTACCAGTGGCACCGCCTGG atgCCAGGAAGCACCAGGAAAGGTGAGTGCAGCCTCCAGCCCGAAGACACCTTTTACCCaaacccccagcacctcccatcccctTCCACACACCCCCTTATTCCCACAGGGCCCCCCCAGACCCCATGGCACTCCCAGTGGAGGATCCTCAGGCGACGTACATGGAGCTGCAAAGGCAGCCATGGGAACCCAGCGACATCTATGA
- the LOC141731943 gene encoding Fc receptor-like protein 4 isoform X2 gives MAGDTGMAGMLALLLWAQTLGFAGAQTTQLLVDPPWRPAKLWDQVTLTCQGSGTAGATTWYQDGQHWWQEGPANFTVTASGIYRCDRPGIGLSLPMRVLNARLVLQVPAWELLEGDTMTMRCRCWQDMSVTELNHSGRYRCGGQVDSKVAPWMLSAPVTVTVHELFLVPVLEGPSEPTEGSPLTLSCLSTPSPLWPRAPLLHVFYQDRQVVGSPQGSLQLLVPAVGVSHSGNCSCQVCSEGGGSAEKQHLAPCHCTHARGHCHHHTPCPGADTARHRDTEEHSGCRGQWGHFVPPPACGYHCGLVPVAPPGCQEAPGKVSAASSPKTPFTQTPSTSHPLPHTPLFPQGPPRPHGTPSGGSSGDVHGAAKAAMGTQRHL, from the exons ATGGCTGGagacaccgggatggccgggatgttggcactgctcctgtggg cccagaccctcggcTTTGCTG gtgcccagaccacccagctcctggtggatcCTCCCTGGAGGCCGGCAAAGCTGTGGGAccaggtgacactgacctgccagggctcggggaccgccggtgccaccacctggtaccAGGATGGGCAGCATTGGTGGCAGGAGGGACCTGCCAACTTCACTGTCACCGCGAGTGGCATCTACAGGTGTGACAGACCTGGCATCGGGCTCAGCCTCCCCATGAGAGTCTTAAATG CTCgcttggtgctgcaggtgccagcgtGGGAGCTGCTAGAGGGGGACACGATGACCATGCGCTGCCGGTGCTGGCAGGACATGTCGGTCACTGAG ctgaaccacagtGGCCGCTACCGCTGTGGGGGCCAGGTGGACTCCAAGGTGGCACCGTGGATGCTCTCAGCaccggtgacagtgacagtgcatg agctcttcttGGTGCCAGTGCTGGAGGGTCCCTCTGAGCCCACCGAGGGGTcccccctgactctcagctgcctcagcacccccagccccctgtggccccgagcccccctcctgcacgtgttctaccaggacaggcaggtggtggggagtccacaggggtccctgcagctgctggtgcccgccgtgggggtctcccactcgGGGAATTGCAGCTGCCAGGTGTGCTCTGAGGGGGGGGGCtctgcagaaaagcagcatCTGGCTCCGTGTCATTGTACACA TGCCCGTGGACATTGCCACCATCACACCCCGTGTCCTGGAGCTGACACCGCgagacacagagacacagaggaACACAG tggctgcaggggtCAGTGGGGCCATTTTGTTCCTCCTCCTGCTTGTGGGTATCATTGTGGCCTGGTACCAGTGGCACCGCCTGG atgCCAGGAAGCACCAGGAAAGGTGAGTGCAGCCTCCAGCCCGAAGACACCTTTTACCCaaacccccagcacctcccatcccctTCCACACACCCCCTTATTCCCACAGGGCCCCCCCAGACCCCATGGCACTCCCAGTGGAGGATCCTCAGGCGACGTACATGGAGCTGCAAAGGCAGCCATGGGAACCCAGCGACATCTATGA
- the LOC141731943 gene encoding uncharacterized protein LOC141731943 isoform X8 has translation MVPAWELLEGDTMTMRCRCWQDMSVTELNHSGRYRCGGQVDSKVAPWMLSAPVTVTVHELFLVPVLEGPSEPTEGSPLTLSCLSTPSPLWPRAPLLHVFYQDRQVVGSPQGSLQLLVPAVGVSHSGNCSCQVCSEGGGSAEKQHLAPCHCTHARGHCHHHTPCPGADTARHRDTEEHSGCRGQWGHFVPPPACGYHCGLVPVAPPGCQEAPGKVSAASSPKTPFTQTPSTSHPLPHTPLFPQGPPRPHGTPSGGSSGDVHGAAKAAMGTQRHL, from the exons ATG gtgccagcgtGGGAGCTGCTAGAGGGGGACACGATGACCATGCGCTGCCGGTGCTGGCAGGACATGTCGGTCACTGAG ctgaaccacagtGGCCGCTACCGCTGTGGGGGCCAGGTGGACTCCAAGGTGGCACCGTGGATGCTCTCAGCaccggtgacagtgacagtgcatg agctcttcttGGTGCCAGTGCTGGAGGGTCCCTCTGAGCCCACCGAGGGGTcccccctgactctcagctgcctcagcacccccagccccctgtggccccgagcccccctcctgcacgtgttctaccaggacaggcaggtggtggggagtccacaggggtccctgcagctgctggtgcccgccgtgggggtctcccactcgGGGAATTGCAGCTGCCAGGTGTGCTCTGAGGGGGGGGGCtctgcagaaaagcagcatCTGGCTCCGTGTCATTGTACACA TGCCCGTGGACATTGCCACCATCACACCCCGTGTCCTGGAGCTGACACCGCgagacacagagacacagaggaACACAG tggctgcaggggtCAGTGGGGCCATTTTGTTCCTCCTCCTGCTTGTGGGTATCATTGTGGCCTGGTACCAGTGGCACCGCCTGG atgCCAGGAAGCACCAGGAAAGGTGAGTGCAGCCTCCAGCCCGAAGACACCTTTTACCCaaacccccagcacctcccatcccctTCCACACACCCCCTTATTCCCACAGGGCCCCCCCAGACCCCATGGCACTCCCAGTGGAGGATCCTCAGGCGACGTACATGGAGCTGCAAAGGCAGCCATGGGAACCCAGCGACATCTATGA
- the LOC141731943 gene encoding high affinity immunoglobulin gamma Fc receptor I-like isoform X1: MAGDTGMAGMLALLLWAQTLGFAGAQTTQLLVDPPWRPAKLWDQVTLTCQGSGTAGATTWYQDGQHWWQEGPANFTVTASGIYRCDRPGIGLSLPMRVLNARLVLQVPAWELLEGDTMTMRCRCWQDMSVTEVRFYHEDKEVGRSLTGTKLSLSPLQLNHSGRYRCGGQVDSKVAPWMLSAPVTVTVHELFLVPVLEGPSEPTEGSPLTLSCLSTPSPLWPRAPLLHVFYQDRQVVGSPQGSLQLLVPAVGVSHSGNCSCQVCSEGGGSAEKQHLAPCHCTHARGHCHHHTPCPGADTARHRDTEEHSGCRGQWGHFVPPPACGYHCGLVPVAPPGCQEAPGKVSAASSPKTPFTQTPSTSHPLPHTPLFPQGPPRPHGTPSGGSSGDVHGAAKAAMGTQRHL, translated from the exons ATGGCTGGagacaccgggatggccgggatgttggcactgctcctgtggg cccagaccctcggcTTTGCTG gtgcccagaccacccagctcctggtggatcCTCCCTGGAGGCCGGCAAAGCTGTGGGAccaggtgacactgacctgccagggctcggggaccgccggtgccaccacctggtaccAGGATGGGCAGCATTGGTGGCAGGAGGGACCTGCCAACTTCACTGTCACCGCGAGTGGCATCTACAGGTGTGACAGACCTGGCATCGGGCTCAGCCTCCCCATGAGAGTCTTAAATG CTCgcttggtgctgcaggtgccagcgtGGGAGCTGCTAGAGGGGGACACGATGACCATGCGCTGCCGGTGCTGGCAGGACATGTCGGTCACTGAGGTGCGATTCTACCATGAGGACAAGGAGGTAGGGAGGTCCCTCACTGGGACCAAGCTGTCCCTGTCgcctctgcagctgaaccacagtGGCCGCTACCGCTGTGGGGGCCAGGTGGACTCCAAGGTGGCACCGTGGATGCTCTCAGCaccggtgacagtgacagtgcatg agctcttcttGGTGCCAGTGCTGGAGGGTCCCTCTGAGCCCACCGAGGGGTcccccctgactctcagctgcctcagcacccccagccccctgtggccccgagcccccctcctgcacgtgttctaccaggacaggcaggtggtggggagtccacaggggtccctgcagctgctggtgcccgccgtgggggtctcccactcgGGGAATTGCAGCTGCCAGGTGTGCTCTGAGGGGGGGGGCtctgcagaaaagcagcatCTGGCTCCGTGTCATTGTACACA TGCCCGTGGACATTGCCACCATCACACCCCGTGTCCTGGAGCTGACACCGCgagacacagagacacagaggaACACAG tggctgcaggggtCAGTGGGGCCATTTTGTTCCTCCTCCTGCTTGTGGGTATCATTGTGGCCTGGTACCAGTGGCACCGCCTGG atgCCAGGAAGCACCAGGAAAGGTGAGTGCAGCCTCCAGCCCGAAGACACCTTTTACCCaaacccccagcacctcccatcccctTCCACACACCCCCTTATTCCCACAGGGCCCCCCCAGACCCCATGGCACTCCCAGTGGAGGATCCTCAGGCGACGTACATGGAGCTGCAAAGGCAGCCATGGGAACCCAGCGACATCTATGA
- the LOC141731943 gene encoding Fc receptor-like protein 4 isoform X3, translating into MAGDTGMAGMLALLLWAQTLGFAGAQTTQLLVDPPWRPAKLWDQVTLTCQGSGTAGATTWYQDGQHWWQEGPANFTVTASGIYRCDRPGIGLSLPMRVLNARLVLQVPAWELLEGDTMTMRCRCWQDMSVTEVRFYHEDKEVGRSLTGTKLSLSPLQLNHSGRYRCGGQVDSKVAPWMLSAPVTVTVHELFLVPVLEGPSEPTEGSPLTLSCLSTPSPLWPRAPLLHVFYQDRQVVGSPQGSLQLLVPAVGVSHSGNCSCQVCSEGGGSAEKQHLAPCHCTHARGHCHHHTPCPGADTARHRDTEEHSGCRGQWGHFVPPPACGYHCGLVPVAPPGCQEAPGKGPPRPHGTPSGGSSGDVHGAAKAAMGTQRHL; encoded by the exons ATGGCTGGagacaccgggatggccgggatgttggcactgctcctgtggg cccagaccctcggcTTTGCTG gtgcccagaccacccagctcctggtggatcCTCCCTGGAGGCCGGCAAAGCTGTGGGAccaggtgacactgacctgccagggctcggggaccgccggtgccaccacctggtaccAGGATGGGCAGCATTGGTGGCAGGAGGGACCTGCCAACTTCACTGTCACCGCGAGTGGCATCTACAGGTGTGACAGACCTGGCATCGGGCTCAGCCTCCCCATGAGAGTCTTAAATG CTCgcttggtgctgcaggtgccagcgtGGGAGCTGCTAGAGGGGGACACGATGACCATGCGCTGCCGGTGCTGGCAGGACATGTCGGTCACTGAGGTGCGATTCTACCATGAGGACAAGGAGGTAGGGAGGTCCCTCACTGGGACCAAGCTGTCCCTGTCgcctctgcagctgaaccacagtGGCCGCTACCGCTGTGGGGGCCAGGTGGACTCCAAGGTGGCACCGTGGATGCTCTCAGCaccggtgacagtgacagtgcatg agctcttcttGGTGCCAGTGCTGGAGGGTCCCTCTGAGCCCACCGAGGGGTcccccctgactctcagctgcctcagcacccccagccccctgtggccccgagcccccctcctgcacgtgttctaccaggacaggcaggtggtggggagtccacaggggtccctgcagctgctggtgcccgccgtgggggtctcccactcgGGGAATTGCAGCTGCCAGGTGTGCTCTGAGGGGGGGGGCtctgcagaaaagcagcatCTGGCTCCGTGTCATTGTACACA TGCCCGTGGACATTGCCACCATCACACCCCGTGTCCTGGAGCTGACACCGCgagacacagagacacagaggaACACAG tggctgcaggggtCAGTGGGGCCATTTTGTTCCTCCTCCTGCTTGTGGGTATCATTGTGGCCTGGTACCAGTGGCACCGCCTGG atgCCAGGAAGCACCAGGAAAG GGCCCCCCCAGACCCCATGGCACTCCCAGTGGAGGATCCTCAGGCGACGTACATGGAGCTGCAAAGGCAGCCATGGGAACCCAGCGACATCTATGA
- the LOC141731943 gene encoding low affinity immunoglobulin gamma Fc region receptor II-like isoform X11 encodes MAGDTGMAGMLALLLWAQTLGFAGAQTTQLLVDPPWRPAKLWDQVTLTCQGSGTAGATTWYQDGQHWWQEGPANFTVTASGIYRCDRPGIGLSLPMRVLNARLVLQVPAWELLEGDTMTMRCRCWQDMSVTEVRFYHEDKEVGRSLTGTKLSLSPLQLNHSGRYRCGGQVDSKVAPWMLSAPVTVTVHVAAGVSGAILFLLLLVGIIVAWYQWHRLGR; translated from the exons ATGGCTGGagacaccgggatggccgggatgttggcactgctcctgtggg cccagaccctcggcTTTGCTG gtgcccagaccacccagctcctggtggatcCTCCCTGGAGGCCGGCAAAGCTGTGGGAccaggtgacactgacctgccagggctcggggaccgccggtgccaccacctggtaccAGGATGGGCAGCATTGGTGGCAGGAGGGACCTGCCAACTTCACTGTCACCGCGAGTGGCATCTACAGGTGTGACAGACCTGGCATCGGGCTCAGCCTCCCCATGAGAGTCTTAAATG CTCgcttggtgctgcaggtgccagcgtGGGAGCTGCTAGAGGGGGACACGATGACCATGCGCTGCCGGTGCTGGCAGGACATGTCGGTCACTGAGGTGCGATTCTACCATGAGGACAAGGAGGTAGGGAGGTCCCTCACTGGGACCAAGCTGTCCCTGTCgcctctgcagctgaaccacagtGGCCGCTACCGCTGTGGGGGCCAGGTGGACTCCAAGGTGGCACCGTGGATGCTCTCAGCaccggtgacagtgacagtgcatg tggctgcaggggtCAGTGGGGCCATTTTGTTCCTCCTCCTGCTTGTGGGTATCATTGTGGCCTGGTACCAGTGGCACCGCCTGGGTAGGTGA
- the LOC141731943 gene encoding low affinity immunoglobulin gamma Fc region receptor III-like isoform X4: MAGDTGMAGMLALLLWAQTLGFAGAQTTQLLVDPPWRPAKLWDQVTLTCQGSGTAGATTWYQDGQHWWQEGPANFTVTASGIYRCDRPGIGLSLPMRVLNARLVLQVPAWELLEGDTMTMRCRCWQDMSVTEVRFYHEDKEVGRSLTGTKLSLSPLQLNHSGRYRCGGQVDSKVAPWMLSAPVTVTVHELFLVPVLEGPSEPTEGSPLTLSCLSTPSPLWPRAPLLHVFYQDRQVVGSPQGSLQLLVPAVGVSHSGNCSCQVCSEGGGSAEKQHLAPCHCTHARGHCHHHTPCPGADTARHRDTEEHSGCRGQWGHFVPPPACGYHCGLVPVAPPG, translated from the exons ATGGCTGGagacaccgggatggccgggatgttggcactgctcctgtggg cccagaccctcggcTTTGCTG gtgcccagaccacccagctcctggtggatcCTCCCTGGAGGCCGGCAAAGCTGTGGGAccaggtgacactgacctgccagggctcggggaccgccggtgccaccacctggtaccAGGATGGGCAGCATTGGTGGCAGGAGGGACCTGCCAACTTCACTGTCACCGCGAGTGGCATCTACAGGTGTGACAGACCTGGCATCGGGCTCAGCCTCCCCATGAGAGTCTTAAATG CTCgcttggtgctgcaggtgccagcgtGGGAGCTGCTAGAGGGGGACACGATGACCATGCGCTGCCGGTGCTGGCAGGACATGTCGGTCACTGAGGTGCGATTCTACCATGAGGACAAGGAGGTAGGGAGGTCCCTCACTGGGACCAAGCTGTCCCTGTCgcctctgcagctgaaccacagtGGCCGCTACCGCTGTGGGGGCCAGGTGGACTCCAAGGTGGCACCGTGGATGCTCTCAGCaccggtgacagtgacagtgcatg agctcttcttGGTGCCAGTGCTGGAGGGTCCCTCTGAGCCCACCGAGGGGTcccccctgactctcagctgcctcagcacccccagccccctgtggccccgagcccccctcctgcacgtgttctaccaggacaggcaggtggtggggagtccacaggggtccctgcagctgctggtgcccgccgtgggggtctcccactcgGGGAATTGCAGCTGCCAGGTGTGCTCTGAGGGGGGGGGCtctgcagaaaagcagcatCTGGCTCCGTGTCATTGTACACA TGCCCGTGGACATTGCCACCATCACACCCCGTGTCCTGGAGCTGACACCGCgagacacagagacacagaggaACACAG tggctgcaggggtCAGTGGGGCCATTTTGTTCCTCCTCCTGCTTGTGGGTATCATTGTGGCCTGGTACCAGTGGCACCGCCTGGGTAG